In a single window of the Pongo abelii isolate AG06213 chromosome 1, NHGRI_mPonAbe1-v2.0_pri, whole genome shotgun sequence genome:
- the MUTYH gene encoding adenine DNA glycosylase isoform X6, producing MIPLVSRLSRQWVRWTCAPSPGAVQAIMRKPRAAVGSGHRKQAASQEGRQKRAKNNSQAKPSACDGLARQPEEVVLQASVSSYHVFRDLAEVTAFRGSLLSWYDQEKRDLPWRRRAEDEVDLDRRAYAVWVSEVMLQQTQVATVINYYTGWMKEVNQLWAGLGYYSRGRRLQEGARKVVEELGGHMPHTAETLQQFLPGVGRYTAGAIASIAFGQATGVVDGNVARVLCRVRAIGADPNSTLVSQQLWGLAQQLVDPARPGDFNQAAMELGATVCTPQRPLCSQCPVESLCRARQRVERERLLASRSLSSSPDVEECAANTGQCHLCLPPSEPWDQTLGVVNFPRKASRKPPREESSATCVLEQPGALGAQILLVQRPNSGLLAGLWEFPSVTWEPSEQLQRKALLQELQRWAGPLPATRLRHLGEVVHTFSHIKLTYQVYGLALEGQTPVTTVPPGARWLTQEEFHTAAVSTAMKKVFRVYQGQQPGTCMGSKRSQVSSPCSRKKPRMGQQVLDNFFRSHISTDGHSLNSAAQ from the exons GCCATCATGAGGAAGCCACGAGCAGCCGTGGGAAGTGGTCACAGGAAGCAGGCAGCCAGCCAGGAAGGGAGGCAGAAGCGTGCTAAGAACAACAGTCAGGCCAAGCCTTCTGCCTGTGATG GTCTGGCCAGGCAGCCGGAAGAGGTGGTATTGCAGGCTTCTGTCTCCTCATACCATGTATTCAGAGACTTAGCTGAAGTCACAGCCTTCCGAGGGAGCCTGCTAAGCTGGTACGACCAAGAGAAACGGGACCTACCATGGAGAAGACGG GCAGAAGATGAGGTGGACCTGGACAGGCGGGCATATGCTG TGTGGGTCTCAGAGGTCATGCTGCAGCAGACCCAGGTTGCCACTGTGATCAACTACTATACCGGATGGATGAAG GAGGTGAATCAACTCTGGGCTGGCCTGGGCTACTATTCTCGTGGCCGGCGGCTGCAGGAGGGAGCTCGGAAG GTGGTAGAGGAGCTAGGGGGCCACATGCCACATACAGCAGAGACCCTGCAGCAGTTCCTGCCTGGCGTGGGGCGCTACACAGCTGGGGCCATTGCCTCTATCGCCTTTGGCCAG GCAACCGGTGTGGTGGATGGCAACGTAGCACGGGTGCTGTGCCGTGTTCGAGCCATTGGTGCTGATCCCAACAGCACCCTTGTCTCCCAGCAGCTCTG GGGTCTAGCCCAGCAGCTGGTGGACCCAGCCCGGCCGGGAGATTTCAACCAAGCAGCCATGGAGCTAGGTGCCACAGTGTGTACCCCACAGCGCCCACTGTGCAGCCAGTGCCCTGTGGAGAGCCTGTGCCGAGCACGCCAGAGA GTGGAGCGGGAACGGCTCTTAGCCTCACGGAGCCTGTCGAGCAGTCCTGACGTGGAGGAGTGTG CTGCCAACACTGGACAGTGCCACCTGTGCCTGCCTCCCTCGGAGCCCTGGGACCAGACCCTGGGAGTGGTCAACTTCCCCAGAAAGGCCAGCCGCAAGCCCCCCAGGGAGGAGAGCTCTGCCACCTGTGTTCTGGAACAGCCTGGGGCCCTTGGGGCCCAAATTCTGCTGGTGCAGAGGCCCAACTCAG GTCTGCTGGCAGGACTGTGGGAGTTCCCGTCCGTGACTTGGGAGCCCTCAGAACAGCTTCAGCGCAAGGCCCTACTGCAGGAACTACAGCGTTGGGCTGGGCCCCTCCCAGCCACGCGCCTCCGGCACCTTGGGGAG GTTGTCCACACCTTCTCTCACATCAAGCTGACATATCAAGTATATGGGCTGGCCTTGGAAGGGCAGACCCCAGTAACCACCGTACCACCAGGCGCTCGCTGGCTGACCCAGGAGGAATTTCACACCGCGGCTGTTTCCACTGCCATGAAAAAG GTTTTCCGTGTGTATCAGGGCCAACAGCCAGGGACCTGCATG GGTTCCAAAAGGTCCCAGGTGTCTTCTCCGTGCAGTCGGAAAAAGCCCCGCATGGGCCAGCAAGTCCTGGATAATTTCTTTCGGTCTCACATCTCCACTGATGGACACAGCCTCAACAGTGCAGCCCAGTGA
- the MUTYH gene encoding adenine DNA glycosylase isoform X5 — protein MIPLVSRLSRQWVRWTCAPSPGAVQAIMRKPRAAVGSGHRKQAASQEGRQKRAKNNSQAKPSACDAGLARQPEEVVLQASVSSYHVFRDLAEVTAFRGSLLSWYDQEKRDLPWRRRAEDEVDLDRRAYAVWVSEVMLQQTQVATVINYYTGWMKEVNQLWAGLGYYSRGRRLQEGARKVVEELGGHMPHTAETLQQFLPGVGRYTAGAIASIAFGQATGVVDGNVARVLCRVRAIGADPNSTLVSQQLWGLAQQLVDPARPGDFNQAAMELGATVCTPQRPLCSQCPVESLCRARQRVERERLLASRSLSSSPDVEECAANTGQCHLCLPPSEPWDQTLGVVNFPRKASRKPPREESSATCVLEQPGALGAQILLVQRPNSGLLAGLWEFPSVTWEPSEQLQRKALLQELQRWAGPLPATRLRHLGEVVHTFSHIKLTYQVYGLALEGQTPVTTVPPGARWLTQEEFHTAAVSTAMKKVFRVYQGQQPGTCMGSKRSQVSSPCSRKKPRMGQQVLDNFFRSHISTDGHSLNSAAQ, from the exons GCCATCATGAGGAAGCCACGAGCAGCCGTGGGAAGTGGTCACAGGAAGCAGGCAGCCAGCCAGGAAGGGAGGCAGAAGCGTGCTAAGAACAACAGTCAGGCCAAGCCTTCTGCCTGTGATG CAGGTCTGGCCAGGCAGCCGGAAGAGGTGGTATTGCAGGCTTCTGTCTCCTCATACCATGTATTCAGAGACTTAGCTGAAGTCACAGCCTTCCGAGGGAGCCTGCTAAGCTGGTACGACCAAGAGAAACGGGACCTACCATGGAGAAGACGG GCAGAAGATGAGGTGGACCTGGACAGGCGGGCATATGCTG TGTGGGTCTCAGAGGTCATGCTGCAGCAGACCCAGGTTGCCACTGTGATCAACTACTATACCGGATGGATGAAG GAGGTGAATCAACTCTGGGCTGGCCTGGGCTACTATTCTCGTGGCCGGCGGCTGCAGGAGGGAGCTCGGAAG GTGGTAGAGGAGCTAGGGGGCCACATGCCACATACAGCAGAGACCCTGCAGCAGTTCCTGCCTGGCGTGGGGCGCTACACAGCTGGGGCCATTGCCTCTATCGCCTTTGGCCAG GCAACCGGTGTGGTGGATGGCAACGTAGCACGGGTGCTGTGCCGTGTTCGAGCCATTGGTGCTGATCCCAACAGCACCCTTGTCTCCCAGCAGCTCTG GGGTCTAGCCCAGCAGCTGGTGGACCCAGCCCGGCCGGGAGATTTCAACCAAGCAGCCATGGAGCTAGGTGCCACAGTGTGTACCCCACAGCGCCCACTGTGCAGCCAGTGCCCTGTGGAGAGCCTGTGCCGAGCACGCCAGAGA GTGGAGCGGGAACGGCTCTTAGCCTCACGGAGCCTGTCGAGCAGTCCTGACGTGGAGGAGTGTG CTGCCAACACTGGACAGTGCCACCTGTGCCTGCCTCCCTCGGAGCCCTGGGACCAGACCCTGGGAGTGGTCAACTTCCCCAGAAAGGCCAGCCGCAAGCCCCCCAGGGAGGAGAGCTCTGCCACCTGTGTTCTGGAACAGCCTGGGGCCCTTGGGGCCCAAATTCTGCTGGTGCAGAGGCCCAACTCAG GTCTGCTGGCAGGACTGTGGGAGTTCCCGTCCGTGACTTGGGAGCCCTCAGAACAGCTTCAGCGCAAGGCCCTACTGCAGGAACTACAGCGTTGGGCTGGGCCCCTCCCAGCCACGCGCCTCCGGCACCTTGGGGAG GTTGTCCACACCTTCTCTCACATCAAGCTGACATATCAAGTATATGGGCTGGCCTTGGAAGGGCAGACCCCAGTAACCACCGTACCACCAGGCGCTCGCTGGCTGACCCAGGAGGAATTTCACACCGCGGCTGTTTCCACTGCCATGAAAAAG GTTTTCCGTGTGTATCAGGGCCAACAGCCAGGGACCTGCATG GGTTCCAAAAGGTCCCAGGTGTCTTCTCCGTGCAGTCGGAAAAAGCCCCGCATGGGCCAGCAAGTCCTGGATAATTTCTTTCGGTCTCACATCTCCACTGATGGACACAGCCTCAACAGTGCAGCCCAGTGA
- the MUTYH gene encoding adenine DNA glycosylase isoform X10, with amino-acid sequence MRKPRAAVGSGHRKQAASQEGRQKRAKNNSQAKPSACDGLARQPEEVVLQASVSSYHVFRDLAEVTAFRGSLLSWYDQEKRDLPWRRRAEDEVDLDRRAYAVWVSEVMLQQTQVATVINYYTGWMKKWPTLQDLASASLEEVNQLWAGLGYYSRGRRLQEGARKVVEELGGHMPHTAETLQQFLPGVGRYTAGAIASIAFGQATGVVDGNVARVLCRVRAIGADPNSTLVSQQLWGLAQQLVDPARPGDFNQAAMELGATVCTPQRPLCSQCPVESLCRARQRVERERLLASRSLSSSPDVEECAANTGQCHLCLPPSEPWDQTLGVVNFPRKASRKPPREESSATCVLEQPGALGAQILLVQRPNSGLLAGLWEFPSVTWEPSEQLQRKALLQELQRWAGPLPATRLRHLGEVVHTFSHIKLTYQVYGLALEGQTPVTTVPPGARWLTQEEFHTAAVSTAMKKVFRVYQGQQPGTCMGSKRSQVSSPCSRKKPRMGQQVLDNFFRSHISTDGHSLNSAAQ; translated from the exons ATGAGGAAGCCACGAGCAGCCGTGGGAAGTGGTCACAGGAAGCAGGCAGCCAGCCAGGAAGGGAGGCAGAAGCGTGCTAAGAACAACAGTCAGGCCAAGCCTTCTGCCTGTGATG GTCTGGCCAGGCAGCCGGAAGAGGTGGTATTGCAGGCTTCTGTCTCCTCATACCATGTATTCAGAGACTTAGCTGAAGTCACAGCCTTCCGAGGGAGCCTGCTAAGCTGGTACGACCAAGAGAAACGGGACCTACCATGGAGAAGACGG GCAGAAGATGAGGTGGACCTGGACAGGCGGGCATATGCTG TGTGGGTCTCAGAGGTCATGCTGCAGCAGACCCAGGTTGCCACTGTGATCAACTACTATACCGGATGGATGAAG AAGTGGCCTACACTGCAGGACCTGGCCAGTGCTTCCCTGGAG GAGGTGAATCAACTCTGGGCTGGCCTGGGCTACTATTCTCGTGGCCGGCGGCTGCAGGAGGGAGCTCGGAAG GTGGTAGAGGAGCTAGGGGGCCACATGCCACATACAGCAGAGACCCTGCAGCAGTTCCTGCCTGGCGTGGGGCGCTACACAGCTGGGGCCATTGCCTCTATCGCCTTTGGCCAG GCAACCGGTGTGGTGGATGGCAACGTAGCACGGGTGCTGTGCCGTGTTCGAGCCATTGGTGCTGATCCCAACAGCACCCTTGTCTCCCAGCAGCTCTG GGGTCTAGCCCAGCAGCTGGTGGACCCAGCCCGGCCGGGAGATTTCAACCAAGCAGCCATGGAGCTAGGTGCCACAGTGTGTACCCCACAGCGCCCACTGTGCAGCCAGTGCCCTGTGGAGAGCCTGTGCCGAGCACGCCAGAGA GTGGAGCGGGAACGGCTCTTAGCCTCACGGAGCCTGTCGAGCAGTCCTGACGTGGAGGAGTGTG CTGCCAACACTGGACAGTGCCACCTGTGCCTGCCTCCCTCGGAGCCCTGGGACCAGACCCTGGGAGTGGTCAACTTCCCCAGAAAGGCCAGCCGCAAGCCCCCCAGGGAGGAGAGCTCTGCCACCTGTGTTCTGGAACAGCCTGGGGCCCTTGGGGCCCAAATTCTGCTGGTGCAGAGGCCCAACTCAG GTCTGCTGGCAGGACTGTGGGAGTTCCCGTCCGTGACTTGGGAGCCCTCAGAACAGCTTCAGCGCAAGGCCCTACTGCAGGAACTACAGCGTTGGGCTGGGCCCCTCCCAGCCACGCGCCTCCGGCACCTTGGGGAG GTTGTCCACACCTTCTCTCACATCAAGCTGACATATCAAGTATATGGGCTGGCCTTGGAAGGGCAGACCCCAGTAACCACCGTACCACCAGGCGCTCGCTGGCTGACCCAGGAGGAATTTCACACCGCGGCTGTTTCCACTGCCATGAAAAAG GTTTTCCGTGTGTATCAGGGCCAACAGCCAGGGACCTGCATG GGTTCCAAAAGGTCCCAGGTGTCTTCTCCGTGCAGTCGGAAAAAGCCCCGCATGGGCCAGCAAGTCCTGGATAATTTCTTTCGGTCTCACATCTCCACTGATGGACACAGCCTCAACAGTGCAGCCCAGTGA
- the MUTYH gene encoding adenine DNA glycosylase isoform X8, with protein MRKPRAAVGSGHRKQAASQEGRQKRAKNNSQAKPSACDAGLARQPEEVVLQASVSSYHVFRDLAEVTAFRGSLLSWYDQEKRDLPWRRRAEDEVDLDRRAYAVWVSEVMLQQTQVATVINYYTGWMKKWPTLQDLASASLEEVNQLWAGLGYYSRGRRLQEGARKVVEELGGHMPHTAETLQQFLPGVGRYTAGAIASIAFGQATGVVDGNVARVLCRVRAIGADPNSTLVSQQLWGLAQQLVDPARPGDFNQAAMELGATVCTPQRPLCSQCPVESLCRARQRVERERLLASRSLSSSPDVEECAANTGQCHLCLPPSEPWDQTLGVVNFPRKASRKPPREESSATCVLEQPGALGAQILLVQRPNSGLLAGLWEFPSVTWEPSEQLQRKALLQELQRWAGPLPATRLRHLGEVVHTFSHIKLTYQVYGLALEGQTPVTTVPPGARWLTQEEFHTAAVSTAMKKVFRVYQGQQPGTCMGSKRSQVSSPCSRKKPRMGQQVLDNFFRSHISTDGHSLNSAAQ; from the exons ATGAGGAAGCCACGAGCAGCCGTGGGAAGTGGTCACAGGAAGCAGGCAGCCAGCCAGGAAGGGAGGCAGAAGCGTGCTAAGAACAACAGTCAGGCCAAGCCTTCTGCCTGTGATG CAGGTCTGGCCAGGCAGCCGGAAGAGGTGGTATTGCAGGCTTCTGTCTCCTCATACCATGTATTCAGAGACTTAGCTGAAGTCACAGCCTTCCGAGGGAGCCTGCTAAGCTGGTACGACCAAGAGAAACGGGACCTACCATGGAGAAGACGG GCAGAAGATGAGGTGGACCTGGACAGGCGGGCATATGCTG TGTGGGTCTCAGAGGTCATGCTGCAGCAGACCCAGGTTGCCACTGTGATCAACTACTATACCGGATGGATGAAG AAGTGGCCTACACTGCAGGACCTGGCCAGTGCTTCCCTGGAG GAGGTGAATCAACTCTGGGCTGGCCTGGGCTACTATTCTCGTGGCCGGCGGCTGCAGGAGGGAGCTCGGAAG GTGGTAGAGGAGCTAGGGGGCCACATGCCACATACAGCAGAGACCCTGCAGCAGTTCCTGCCTGGCGTGGGGCGCTACACAGCTGGGGCCATTGCCTCTATCGCCTTTGGCCAG GCAACCGGTGTGGTGGATGGCAACGTAGCACGGGTGCTGTGCCGTGTTCGAGCCATTGGTGCTGATCCCAACAGCACCCTTGTCTCCCAGCAGCTCTG GGGTCTAGCCCAGCAGCTGGTGGACCCAGCCCGGCCGGGAGATTTCAACCAAGCAGCCATGGAGCTAGGTGCCACAGTGTGTACCCCACAGCGCCCACTGTGCAGCCAGTGCCCTGTGGAGAGCCTGTGCCGAGCACGCCAGAGA GTGGAGCGGGAACGGCTCTTAGCCTCACGGAGCCTGTCGAGCAGTCCTGACGTGGAGGAGTGTG CTGCCAACACTGGACAGTGCCACCTGTGCCTGCCTCCCTCGGAGCCCTGGGACCAGACCCTGGGAGTGGTCAACTTCCCCAGAAAGGCCAGCCGCAAGCCCCCCAGGGAGGAGAGCTCTGCCACCTGTGTTCTGGAACAGCCTGGGGCCCTTGGGGCCCAAATTCTGCTGGTGCAGAGGCCCAACTCAG GTCTGCTGGCAGGACTGTGGGAGTTCCCGTCCGTGACTTGGGAGCCCTCAGAACAGCTTCAGCGCAAGGCCCTACTGCAGGAACTACAGCGTTGGGCTGGGCCCCTCCCAGCCACGCGCCTCCGGCACCTTGGGGAG GTTGTCCACACCTTCTCTCACATCAAGCTGACATATCAAGTATATGGGCTGGCCTTGGAAGGGCAGACCCCAGTAACCACCGTACCACCAGGCGCTCGCTGGCTGACCCAGGAGGAATTTCACACCGCGGCTGTTTCCACTGCCATGAAAAAG GTTTTCCGTGTGTATCAGGGCCAACAGCCAGGGACCTGCATG GGTTCCAAAAGGTCCCAGGTGTCTTCTCCGTGCAGTCGGAAAAAGCCCCGCATGGGCCAGCAAGTCCTGGATAATTTCTTTCGGTCTCACATCTCCACTGATGGACACAGCCTCAACAGTGCAGCCCAGTGA
- the MUTYH gene encoding adenine DNA glycosylase isoform X11, protein MAEDEVDLDRRAYAVWVSEVMLQQTQVATVINYYTGWMKKWPTLQDLASASLEEVNQLWAGLGYYSRGRRLQEGARKVVEELGGHMPHTAETLQQFLPGVGRYTAGAIASIAFGQATGVVDGNVARVLCRVRAIGADPNSTLVSQQLWGLAQQLVDPARPGDFNQAAMELGATVCTPQRPLCSQCPVESLCRARQRVERERLLASRSLSSSPDVEECAANTGQCHLCLPPSEPWDQTLGVVNFPRKASRKPPREESSATCVLEQPGALGAQILLVQRPNSGLLAGLWEFPSVTWEPSEQLQRKALLQELQRWAGPLPATRLRHLGEVVHTFSHIKLTYQVYGLALEGQTPVTTVPPGARWLTQEEFHTAAVSTAMKKVFRVYQGQQPGTCMGSKRSQVSSPCSRKKPRMGQQVLDNFFRSHISTDGHSLNSAAQ, encoded by the exons ATG GCAGAAGATGAGGTGGACCTGGACAGGCGGGCATATGCTG TGTGGGTCTCAGAGGTCATGCTGCAGCAGACCCAGGTTGCCACTGTGATCAACTACTATACCGGATGGATGAAG AAGTGGCCTACACTGCAGGACCTGGCCAGTGCTTCCCTGGAG GAGGTGAATCAACTCTGGGCTGGCCTGGGCTACTATTCTCGTGGCCGGCGGCTGCAGGAGGGAGCTCGGAAG GTGGTAGAGGAGCTAGGGGGCCACATGCCACATACAGCAGAGACCCTGCAGCAGTTCCTGCCTGGCGTGGGGCGCTACACAGCTGGGGCCATTGCCTCTATCGCCTTTGGCCAG GCAACCGGTGTGGTGGATGGCAACGTAGCACGGGTGCTGTGCCGTGTTCGAGCCATTGGTGCTGATCCCAACAGCACCCTTGTCTCCCAGCAGCTCTG GGGTCTAGCCCAGCAGCTGGTGGACCCAGCCCGGCCGGGAGATTTCAACCAAGCAGCCATGGAGCTAGGTGCCACAGTGTGTACCCCACAGCGCCCACTGTGCAGCCAGTGCCCTGTGGAGAGCCTGTGCCGAGCACGCCAGAGA GTGGAGCGGGAACGGCTCTTAGCCTCACGGAGCCTGTCGAGCAGTCCTGACGTGGAGGAGTGTG CTGCCAACACTGGACAGTGCCACCTGTGCCTGCCTCCCTCGGAGCCCTGGGACCAGACCCTGGGAGTGGTCAACTTCCCCAGAAAGGCCAGCCGCAAGCCCCCCAGGGAGGAGAGCTCTGCCACCTGTGTTCTGGAACAGCCTGGGGCCCTTGGGGCCCAAATTCTGCTGGTGCAGAGGCCCAACTCAG GTCTGCTGGCAGGACTGTGGGAGTTCCCGTCCGTGACTTGGGAGCCCTCAGAACAGCTTCAGCGCAAGGCCCTACTGCAGGAACTACAGCGTTGGGCTGGGCCCCTCCCAGCCACGCGCCTCCGGCACCTTGGGGAG GTTGTCCACACCTTCTCTCACATCAAGCTGACATATCAAGTATATGGGCTGGCCTTGGAAGGGCAGACCCCAGTAACCACCGTACCACCAGGCGCTCGCTGGCTGACCCAGGAGGAATTTCACACCGCGGCTGTTTCCACTGCCATGAAAAAG GTTTTCCGTGTGTATCAGGGCCAACAGCCAGGGACCTGCATG GGTTCCAAAAGGTCCCAGGTGTCTTCTCCGTGCAGTCGGAAAAAGCCCCGCATGGGCCAGCAAGTCCTGGATAATTTCTTTCGGTCTCACATCTCCACTGATGGACACAGCCTCAACAGTGCAGCCCAGTGA
- the MUTYH gene encoding adenine DNA glycosylase isoform X12, translating into MRWTWTGGHMLKWPTLQDLASASLEEVNQLWAGLGYYSRGRRLQEGARKVVEELGGHMPHTAETLQQFLPGVGRYTAGAIASIAFGQATGVVDGNVARVLCRVRAIGADPNSTLVSQQLWGLAQQLVDPARPGDFNQAAMELGATVCTPQRPLCSQCPVESLCRARQRVERERLLASRSLSSSPDVEECAANTGQCHLCLPPSEPWDQTLGVVNFPRKASRKPPREESSATCVLEQPGALGAQILLVQRPNSGLLAGLWEFPSVTWEPSEQLQRKALLQELQRWAGPLPATRLRHLGEVVHTFSHIKLTYQVYGLALEGQTPVTTVPPGARWLTQEEFHTAAVSTAMKKVFRVYQGQQPGTCMGSKRSQVSSPCSRKKPRMGQQVLDNFFRSHISTDGHSLNSAAQ; encoded by the exons ATGAGGTGGACCTGGACAGGCGGGCATATGCTG AAGTGGCCTACACTGCAGGACCTGGCCAGTGCTTCCCTGGAG GAGGTGAATCAACTCTGGGCTGGCCTGGGCTACTATTCTCGTGGCCGGCGGCTGCAGGAGGGAGCTCGGAAG GTGGTAGAGGAGCTAGGGGGCCACATGCCACATACAGCAGAGACCCTGCAGCAGTTCCTGCCTGGCGTGGGGCGCTACACAGCTGGGGCCATTGCCTCTATCGCCTTTGGCCAG GCAACCGGTGTGGTGGATGGCAACGTAGCACGGGTGCTGTGCCGTGTTCGAGCCATTGGTGCTGATCCCAACAGCACCCTTGTCTCCCAGCAGCTCTG GGGTCTAGCCCAGCAGCTGGTGGACCCAGCCCGGCCGGGAGATTTCAACCAAGCAGCCATGGAGCTAGGTGCCACAGTGTGTACCCCACAGCGCCCACTGTGCAGCCAGTGCCCTGTGGAGAGCCTGTGCCGAGCACGCCAGAGA GTGGAGCGGGAACGGCTCTTAGCCTCACGGAGCCTGTCGAGCAGTCCTGACGTGGAGGAGTGTG CTGCCAACACTGGACAGTGCCACCTGTGCCTGCCTCCCTCGGAGCCCTGGGACCAGACCCTGGGAGTGGTCAACTTCCCCAGAAAGGCCAGCCGCAAGCCCCCCAGGGAGGAGAGCTCTGCCACCTGTGTTCTGGAACAGCCTGGGGCCCTTGGGGCCCAAATTCTGCTGGTGCAGAGGCCCAACTCAG GTCTGCTGGCAGGACTGTGGGAGTTCCCGTCCGTGACTTGGGAGCCCTCAGAACAGCTTCAGCGCAAGGCCCTACTGCAGGAACTACAGCGTTGGGCTGGGCCCCTCCCAGCCACGCGCCTCCGGCACCTTGGGGAG GTTGTCCACACCTTCTCTCACATCAAGCTGACATATCAAGTATATGGGCTGGCCTTGGAAGGGCAGACCCCAGTAACCACCGTACCACCAGGCGCTCGCTGGCTGACCCAGGAGGAATTTCACACCGCGGCTGTTTCCACTGCCATGAAAAAG GTTTTCCGTGTGTATCAGGGCCAACAGCCAGGGACCTGCATG GGTTCCAAAAGGTCCCAGGTGTCTTCTCCGTGCAGTCGGAAAAAGCCCCGCATGGGCCAGCAAGTCCTGGATAATTTCTTTCGGTCTCACATCTCCACTGATGGACACAGCCTCAACAGTGCAGCCCAGTGA